In Dysgonomonadaceae bacterium zrk40, one genomic interval encodes:
- a CDS encoding TolC family protein codes for MSGIHAQSNDTLSIDLPMALEIALSENPKVKVADMEITKKEYAKKSAYGALLPQFDLIGQYQRAIKRQTVYFDQGFGMGGGDVDPTQYTPEELQILQVLNKVMMPDPEASGEGIQMGRFNVWSAGMNVSMPLVMPSLWKNIQMSEVDIRLAMEQARSSRIDLVNQVKKAFYSLLLAQDSYSVFRKTYETDSLNLENIRNRYNQGVVAEYDVITADVRLKSLIPSILQAENMMKIAELQLKMLMGMDGDLPLRVRGALGDYRTSMFDAIIPADTSLVNNSDIRQFELQSEQAQNAYEMQKLQFAPSLVTSFNWTYTSQNNDFKFRDYRWDPYSMLGVTLQIPIFNGGQRYHGVKQAELQLYQMEEQRKELERGLKLSIRNNYDLIHKNIEQVVATESSVAQARKGHEITLKRYETGMGTIVDVNAAALAVINAELQYRNAIYDYLAAKADLEKVLGYDIQPVETNE; via the coding sequence ATGTCAGGTATCCATGCCCAGTCGAATGACACTCTCTCCATTGATCTGCCCATGGCACTCGAGATTGCACTCAGTGAGAATCCCAAAGTGAAGGTTGCCGACATGGAGATCACCAAGAAAGAGTATGCGAAGAAATCGGCCTATGGTGCACTGCTGCCGCAGTTCGACCTGATTGGTCAGTACCAGCGCGCCATCAAGCGTCAGACAGTATATTTCGATCAAGGATTCGGAATGGGGGGCGGAGATGTTGATCCCACCCAGTATACCCCTGAGGAGCTGCAGATCCTGCAGGTGCTCAACAAGGTGATGATGCCCGACCCGGAAGCATCCGGCGAGGGGATACAGATGGGCCGCTTCAACGTCTGGTCGGCCGGGATGAACGTGAGCATGCCGCTGGTGATGCCTTCTCTCTGGAAGAATATCCAGATGAGCGAGGTGGACATCCGGCTGGCAATGGAGCAGGCACGCTCCTCCCGCATCGACCTGGTGAACCAGGTGAAGAAGGCTTTCTACAGTCTCCTGTTGGCACAAGACAGCTATTCGGTGTTCCGCAAGACCTACGAGACCGACTCGCTCAACCTGGAGAACATTCGCAACCGTTACAACCAGGGCGTGGTGGCTGAGTATGACGTGATCACTGCCGATGTGAGGCTCAAGAGTTTAATACCCAGTATCCTGCAGGCGGAGAACATGATGAAGATCGCCGAGCTGCAGCTCAAGATGCTGATGGGCATGGATGGTGATCTGCCGCTGAGGGTGAGGGGAGCACTGGGTGATTACCGTACCTCCATGTTCGATGCAATCATCCCCGCTGACACCTCACTGGTCAACAACAGCGACATCCGTCAGTTTGAGCTGCAGTCTGAGCAGGCACAGAATGCCTATGAGATGCAGAAACTGCAGTTCGCACCTTCACTGGTCACCAGCTTCAACTGGACCTACACCAGTCAGAACAACGACTTCAAGTTCCGTGATTACCGCTGGGATCCCTATTCAATGCTCGGCGTCACCCTGCAGATCCCCATCTTCAACGGGGGACAGCGTTATCATGGCGTGAAGCAGGCAGAACTGCAGCTCTACCAGATGGAGGAGCAGCGCAAGGAGCTGGAGCGTGGTTTGAAGCTTTCCATCCGCAACAACTACGATTTGATCCACAAAAACATTGAACAGGTGGTGGCTACCGAATCGTCGGTGGCACAAGCCCGCAAGGGACATGAGATCACCCTGAAACGTTATGAAACCGGCATGGGTACCATTGTCGATGTGAATGCAGCGGCACTGGCAGTGATCAACGCTGAACTTCAGTATCGCAATGCCATATATGATTACCTGGCGGCGAAGGCCGACCTGGAGAAGGTATTGGGCTATGACATACAACCTGTAGAGACAAACGAATAA
- a CDS encoding TetR/AcrR family transcriptional regulator — MELRDRIIEKAGNLFIQYGVKNSSMDEIATSLGISKRTIYENFRDKEDLLISFLQKTWDERNAHFATYLTGDYNVIRVFLRVIEAQQNLPLANVKFFEDIQKYYPQAAKLIKEDVAKNNIFLCEFLRKGIAQGYIRSNLNVEVTAFLVEDGTQTYIRASYLEKPPFSFQELFFTMMINFIRGISTEKGIRIIDQYLSDQEQNTEN; from the coding sequence ATGGAATTGCGAGACAGAATCATAGAAAAAGCAGGAAATCTTTTTATCCAGTATGGAGTCAAAAACAGTTCGATGGATGAGATCGCCACATCGTTGGGCATCTCTAAGCGAACCATCTACGAAAACTTCAGGGATAAGGAGGATCTGCTCATTTCGTTTCTTCAGAAGACATGGGACGAACGCAATGCCCATTTTGCCACCTATCTTACCGGTGATTACAACGTGATCAGGGTGTTCCTGAGGGTTATCGAAGCGCAACAGAACCTGCCGCTGGCCAACGTGAAATTCTTTGAGGACATCCAGAAATATTATCCACAGGCAGCGAAGCTGATCAAGGAGGATGTGGCCAAAAACAACATCTTTCTGTGTGAATTCCTCCGCAAGGGAATTGCACAAGGATACATCCGGAGCAACCTGAATGTGGAGGTGACCGCATTCCTGGTGGAAGACGGGACACAGACCTACATTCGTGCCTCTTATCTTGAAAAACCTCCCTTCTCATTCCAGGAGTTGTTCTTCACCATGATGATCAACTTCATCAGGGGTATCTCCACCGAGAAGGGAATCAGGATCATTGACCAATACTTGTCAGATCAGGAACAGAATACAGAAAACTAA
- a CDS encoding DUF2461 domain-containing protein, whose product MERITPFNGFTHETISFLRELKENNDREWFNERKEIYQESLLKPFRALALMLSPAMHNIDPLFELRPAKMLSRIYRDIRFSPNKEPYKSSMWLNFQQKATNWEDYPGFFAELGTEEFIYGMGLYAPKRKIMDAFREEISYSSDSFREMALKANSVGFTVEGEPYKRALPSELPEFFQPWIQRKSCYLLKRISVNDPRIYSTAIALQLMEDFTEVADLYHFMMDVTKEAEQ is encoded by the coding sequence ATGGAACGCATCACTCCTTTCAACGGATTCACCCATGAAACCATTTCATTTTTGCGTGAACTGAAGGAGAACAACGATCGCGAATGGTTCAACGAGCGAAAGGAAATCTATCAGGAGTCCCTCCTGAAACCCTTCAGGGCTCTTGCCCTGATGCTCTCTCCGGCGATGCACAACATCGATCCCCTCTTTGAGCTGAGACCTGCGAAAATGCTCTCACGCATCTATCGCGACATTCGTTTCTCACCCAACAAGGAGCCCTACAAGAGCTCGATGTGGCTCAACTTCCAGCAAAAAGCGACCAACTGGGAAGATTATCCCGGCTTCTTCGCGGAACTGGGCACGGAAGAGTTTATTTATGGCATGGGGCTCTATGCACCGAAGCGGAAGATCATGGATGCATTCCGGGAGGAGATTTCCTACAGTTCTGATTCTTTTCGGGAGATGGCATTGAAAGCCAATTCTGTTGGTTTCACGGTGGAAGGAGAACCCTATAAAAGAGCTCTGCCCAGTGAACTGCCCGAATTCTTCCAACCCTGGATACAGCGGAAAAGCTGCTACCTGCTCAAACGGATTTCAGTGAACGATCCACGGATTTACAGCACAGCCATCGCCCTGCAGCTGATGGAGGATTTCACAGAGGTAGCAGATCTTTACCACTTTATGATGGATGTGACGAAGGAAGCGGAACAATAA
- a CDS encoding NADP-dependent malic enzyme, with product MTKNKLRDDALAYHAQGRPGKIEVVPTKPYSSQRDLSLAYSPGVAEPCLEIEKNPQVAYDYTSKGNLVAVISNGTAVLGLGDIGPLAGKPVMEGKGLLFKIFAGIDVFDIEVNEKDPEKFIQVVKAIATTFGGINLEDIKAPECFEIEERLKSELEIPIMHDDQHGTAIISACGLLNALELNGKKIEELQIVVNGAGAAANSCTRLYMALGARKENIVMLDSRGVIHTNRSDLNDRKRPFATDRDIHTLEEALKGADMFLGLSVADVLNEEMLRSMNDNPIVFALANPNPEISYERAMSAREDIIFATGRSDYPNQINNVLGFPYIFRGALDVQATSINEEMKIATVYALAELTKKAVPDVVNEAYSVKKLSFGREYIIPKPLDPRLLTTVAPAVAKAAMASGVARKPITDWEAYDHKLRDLMGLDNKMIRRMFEMGRQQPKRVVFSESNHLNMLKAAEAAYAEGICHPILLGNEEKIANMARENQISLEGIEIVNLRHDREEQRRMHYATLLTEKRNRQGMTLEEAAEKMFERNYFGMMMVETGEADAMITGVFSKYQQTTDIAKEVIGIREGLNHIGAMHIVNTKRGMLFLADTLFNRHPDSEALIDIARLANATVKFFNQEPVIAMLSYSNFGADTVGSPASVHQVVDTLHERYPEMVIDGEMQVNYALNKQLRDRKYPFSRLHDREVNTLVFPNLSSANAAYKLLKECGMNDIIGPIQMGLNKPVHILDVETPVRDIVNMVAVAVIDAIVEENIRTNQLTRIQ from the coding sequence ATGACAAAAAACAAACTTAGGGACGATGCACTTGCCTATCATGCACAGGGGCGTCCCGGTAAAATAGAAGTAGTACCTACCAAGCCCTACAGTTCGCAACGGGACCTCTCACTGGCCTACTCACCGGGTGTTGCCGAACCCTGCCTTGAAATTGAGAAGAACCCGCAGGTGGCCTACGACTACACCTCGAAGGGCAACCTGGTGGCGGTGATCTCAAACGGCACTGCCGTACTGGGGCTGGGCGACATCGGTCCACTTGCCGGTAAACCGGTGATGGAGGGCAAAGGACTCCTCTTCAAGATCTTCGCTGGCATCGATGTCTTCGACATCGAGGTGAACGAAAAAGATCCTGAAAAATTCATCCAGGTGGTCAAGGCCATTGCCACCACTTTTGGAGGCATCAATCTGGAAGATATCAAGGCACCGGAGTGCTTCGAGATCGAAGAGCGACTCAAAAGTGAACTCGAAATCCCCATCATGCACGACGACCAGCATGGCACCGCCATCATCTCTGCCTGTGGTCTGCTCAACGCCCTCGAGCTGAACGGAAAGAAAATAGAAGAGCTGCAGATCGTGGTCAACGGTGCCGGGGCTGCAGCCAACTCCTGCACCAGGCTCTACATGGCCCTGGGCGCCCGGAAGGAAAATATCGTGATGCTCGACTCCCGGGGGGTGATCCACACCAACCGCAGCGACCTGAACGACCGCAAGCGCCCCTTTGCCACTGACCGAGACATCCATACTCTCGAAGAGGCGCTGAAAGGAGCTGACATGTTCCTCGGTCTCTCAGTGGCAGATGTATTGAATGAGGAGATGCTTCGTTCCATGAACGACAACCCGATCGTCTTTGCACTGGCCAACCCCAACCCGGAGATCTCTTACGAACGGGCGATGTCGGCCCGCGAAGACATCATCTTCGCGACCGGTCGTTCCGATTATCCCAACCAGATCAACAACGTCCTGGGATTTCCCTATATCTTCCGTGGTGCACTCGATGTGCAAGCCACTTCGATCAACGAAGAGATGAAAATAGCCACGGTATATGCCCTGGCTGAGCTCACCAAGAAGGCGGTACCCGATGTGGTAAATGAAGCTTACAGCGTGAAGAAACTCAGCTTCGGCAGGGAGTACATCATTCCCAAGCCACTCGACCCGCGCCTGCTCACTACGGTGGCACCTGCCGTGGCAAAAGCAGCCATGGCCTCAGGGGTGGCACGCAAGCCCATCACCGATTGGGAGGCTTACGACCATAAGCTGCGCGACCTGATGGGACTCGACAACAAGATGATCCGCCGGATGTTCGAGATGGGGCGGCAGCAACCAAAACGGGTTGTCTTCTCCGAGTCGAACCACCTCAACATGCTCAAGGCAGCCGAGGCAGCCTACGCTGAGGGCATCTGCCATCCCATCCTGCTAGGTAACGAAGAGAAGATTGCCAACATGGCAAGGGAGAACCAGATCAGTCTCGAGGGAATTGAGATCGTGAACCTGCGGCACGACCGTGAGGAACAACGACGTATGCACTATGCAACCCTGCTCACAGAAAAGAGAAACCGTCAGGGGATGACCCTCGAGGAGGCAGCCGAGAAGATGTTCGAACGCAACTACTTCGGCATGATGATGGTCGAGACCGGTGAGGCTGACGCCATGATCACCGGTGTCTTCAGCAAGTACCAGCAAACCACCGATATTGCGAAAGAGGTGATTGGCATCCGCGAGGGATTGAATCACATCGGCGCCATGCACATCGTCAACACCAAGAGAGGGATGCTCTTTCTTGCCGACACCCTCTTCAACCGACACCCCGACAGCGAGGCGCTGATCGACATCGCCCGCCTGGCCAACGCCACGGTCAAGTTCTTCAACCAGGAACCGGTCATCGCCATGCTCTCCTACTCCAACTTCGGTGCCGACACGGTGGGCAGCCCTGCCAGCGTACACCAGGTGGTGGACACATTGCACGAACGCTACCCGGAGATGGTGATCGACGGTGAGATGCAGGTCAACTATGCACTGAACAAACAGCTGCGCGACAGGAAGTATCCCTTCTCCAGGCTGCACGACAGGGAGGTCAACACGCTAGTCTTCCCCAACCTCAGCTCCGCCAATGCAGCCTACAAGCTGCTCAAGGAGTGCGGTATGAACGACATCATCGGACCCATTCAGATGGGGCTCAACAAGCCGGTACATATCCTTGACGTGGAGACACCCGTGCGCGACATCGTGAACATGGTGGCAGTGGCAGTGATTGATGCCATCGTGGAGGAGAACATTCGTACCAACCAACTCACACGCATTCAATAA
- a CDS encoding TrpB-like pyridoxal phosphate-dependent enzyme, translated as MMEERKKFLLSEAEIPEKWYNITAEMKNKPLPMINPGTREPLKAEDLYPLFAEELSRQEVNQSDAWIDIPEAVREKYKIYRPSPLVRAMGLEKALDTPAHIYFKNESVSPVGSHKLNSALPQAYYNKIEGITNITTETGAGQWGTALALATKMFGLELAVYMVKISYEQKPYRRSLMQTWGAQVIASPSMSTKAGRKIITEHPNYQGSLGTAISEAIELAMQTPNCKYALGSVLNHVSLHQTIIGLEAEKQMAMAGEYPDVVIGCFGGGSNFSGISFPFMRHNFEGKASTRFVAAEPASCPKLTRGRFQYDFGDETGYTPLIPMYTLGHKFAPANIHAGGLRYHGAGSIVSQLLKDGYIEAIDIKQLETFEAGVLFAQTEGIIPAPESTHAIAAAIREANQAKEEGKQKVILFNLSGHGLVDMAAYDQYLSGDLTNHEVSDQDITRFLKEI; from the coding sequence ATGATGGAAGAAAGAAAGAAATTCCTGCTCTCCGAAGCAGAGATCCCCGAGAAGTGGTACAACATCACCGCTGAAATGAAGAACAAGCCGCTGCCGATGATCAACCCGGGCACCAGAGAGCCGCTCAAGGCGGAGGATCTCTACCCCCTCTTCGCCGAGGAGCTGTCACGCCAGGAGGTGAACCAGAGCGACGCATGGATTGATATCCCCGAAGCGGTGCGTGAGAAGTACAAGATCTACCGTCCCTCACCGCTGGTGCGTGCCATGGGACTGGAGAAGGCACTCGACACACCCGCGCACATCTACTTCAAGAACGAGAGCGTCAGCCCGGTGGGATCACACAAGCTCAATTCGGCACTTCCCCAGGCTTACTACAACAAGATAGAGGGCATCACCAACATCACCACCGAGACCGGTGCCGGACAATGGGGTACCGCCCTGGCGCTGGCCACTAAGATGTTTGGTCTTGAGCTGGCGGTCTACATGGTGAAGATCAGCTACGAACAAAAACCCTACCGTCGCTCACTGATGCAGACATGGGGTGCCCAAGTGATCGCCTCACCCAGCATGTCCACAAAGGCAGGTCGCAAGATCATCACAGAACACCCCAACTACCAGGGAAGCCTCGGTACCGCCATCTCCGAAGCGATTGAACTGGCGATGCAGACCCCAAACTGCAAGTATGCACTGGGCAGTGTGCTGAACCATGTTTCACTGCATCAGACCATCATCGGCCTGGAGGCGGAGAAACAGATGGCCATGGCGGGAGAGTATCCCGACGTGGTGATTGGCTGCTTCGGTGGCGGCTCCAACTTCTCTGGCATCTCTTTTCCTTTTATGCGTCACAACTTCGAGGGTAAAGCCAGCACCCGCTTCGTGGCTGCCGAGCCGGCAAGCTGCCCCAAGCTCACACGCGGCCGTTTTCAGTACGACTTCGGCGACGAGACCGGCTACACCCCCCTCATTCCGATGTACACACTGGGACATAAGTTTGCACCTGCCAACATCCACGCCGGGGGACTGCGCTACCATGGTGCCGGCAGCATCGTGAGCCAGCTGCTCAAGGATGGCTATATCGAGGCGATCGACATCAAACAGCTGGAGACCTTCGAGGCGGGCGTTCTCTTCGCACAAACGGAAGGGATCATCCCAGCACCGGAGTCAACCCACGCCATCGCAGCTGCCATCCGCGAAGCCAACCAGGCAAAGGAGGAAGGCAAGCAGAAGGTGATCCTCTTCAACCTCTCCGGCCACGGACTGGTCGATATGGCCGCTTACGACCAATACCTATCAGGCGACCTCACCAACCACGAGGTGTCGGATCAGGATATTACCCGGTTTCTGAAAGAAATCTGA
- a CDS encoding chromate transporter, with the protein MRKYGELFLVFFKIGAFTFGGGYAMIPLIRNQVVKKKRWLNDDEFMDMLAIAQSIPGPIALNTALFVGNKRLGFKGSLFSAAGIILPSFIFILFIAILFSQFSDNPFVERIFKGIRPAVVALIAAPLLGLGRSAGVSKKNIWIPVVVALAVWLLKISPVWIILAAILMGITHLVYLKKVMKK; encoded by the coding sequence ATCAGAAAATATGGGGAACTGTTTCTGGTCTTTTTCAAGATCGGCGCTTTCACCTTTGGTGGCGGCTATGCCATGATCCCACTCATCCGGAACCAGGTGGTAAAGAAAAAAAGATGGCTCAACGACGATGAATTCATGGATATGCTCGCCATTGCCCAGTCCATCCCGGGTCCCATTGCACTTAACACCGCCCTCTTCGTGGGCAACAAGCGGCTGGGCTTTAAAGGAAGTCTTTTCAGTGCCGCCGGCATCATCCTCCCCTCCTTCATCTTCATCCTGTTCATCGCCATCCTCTTCTCACAGTTCAGCGACAACCCCTTCGTGGAACGCATCTTCAAGGGTATTCGTCCCGCCGTGGTGGCACTCATCGCCGCCCCTTTACTGGGACTGGGACGCTCGGCAGGAGTGAGCAAAAAGAACATATGGATACCGGTGGTAGTGGCTCTTGCCGTTTGGCTGCTGAAGATCTCACCGGTATGGATCATCCTGGCGGCCATCCTGATGGGGATCACACACCTCGTTTATCTTAAAAAAGTGATGAAGAAATAA
- a CDS encoding chromate transporter, whose protein sequence is MELIDLYIALFLSFFKIGLFGFGGGYAMLPLIQQEVVDLHGWITVSDFTNIVAISQTTPGPIAFNSATYIGYSAVTEMGFATGYGVVGSAIATLAVSLPSLVLMTLVSTFFFRLKNNAWMQASLSVLKPAIIGLIASAALMLMNGYNFIDYKSWIIFGVVLAASLKKVDPILLILLSGVAGLLLYSA, encoded by the coding sequence ATGGAATTGATTGATCTTTATATCGCCCTCTTTCTCTCCTTCTTCAAGATCGGACTCTTTGGCTTCGGTGGCGGCTATGCCATGTTGCCGCTGATTCAGCAGGAGGTGGTAGATCTGCACGGATGGATCACTGTGTCCGATTTCACCAATATCGTGGCCATCTCACAAACCACACCGGGACCCATTGCCTTCAACTCGGCCACCTATATCGGCTACTCTGCCGTTACAGAGATGGGATTTGCGACCGGCTATGGAGTGGTGGGATCTGCAATTGCCACCCTGGCGGTAAGCCTTCCATCACTCGTATTGATGACATTGGTTAGCACCTTCTTCTTTCGACTGAAGAACAATGCCTGGATGCAGGCATCCCTTTCGGTGCTGAAACCGGCCATCATCGGGCTGATAGCCTCAGCAGCACTGATGCTGATGAACGGCTACAATTTCATCGATTACAAGAGCTGGATCATCTTTGGTGTGGTGTTGGCAGCCTCGCTGAAGAAGGTGGACCCCATCTTACTGATTCTGCTCTCCGGTGTGGCCGGACTGCTCCTCTATTCCGCTTAG
- a CDS encoding GNAT family N-acetyltransferase, with translation MITEIRHTKVEQLAEVMEVYAAARAFMQQHGNPTQWGDHYPSEAFIREEIASGHSFVCLNERGVVVGTFCFILGDDPTYQQIFEGSWLNDEPYGTLHRIASSGKEKGVTRACFEWSFSQCPNIRVDTHRDNRVMQQIIASQGFTYCGIIYVSDGSPRLAYQKSLLP, from the coding sequence ATGATCACTGAGATACGTCATACAAAAGTAGAACAGTTGGCCGAAGTCATGGAGGTTTACGCCGCCGCGCGTGCTTTCATGCAGCAGCATGGCAATCCCACTCAGTGGGGCGATCATTATCCTTCCGAAGCGTTTATCCGTGAGGAGATTGCCTCCGGGCACAGTTTCGTTTGCCTGAACGAACGGGGTGTGGTTGTCGGTACCTTCTGTTTCATTTTGGGTGATGATCCTACCTATCAACAGATCTTTGAGGGTTCATGGCTCAACGATGAGCCTTACGGCACGTTGCACCGCATCGCTTCTTCCGGCAAAGAGAAAGGGGTCACGCGTGCCTGTTTTGAATGGAGCTTCAGCCAATGCCCCAACATTCGGGTTGATACCCATCGCGACAACCGGGTGATGCAGCAGATCATCGCATCACAAGGGTTCACCTATTGCGGTATCATCTATGTGAGCGACGGTTCCCCACGGCTAGCCTATCAGAAATCACTTCTGCCATGA